In Streptomyces sp. NBC_00483, a single window of DNA contains:
- a CDS encoding VOC family protein, whose protein sequence is MTSGQQTIIAPVRDLAAAKAVYTKLLGVEPSSDEAYYVGYDVAGQHFGLNPNGHQQGMTGPVGYWTVDDIQGMVKSLVESGAEVIQDVTEVGPGRRIASLKDADGNVFGVLQDS, encoded by the coding sequence ATGACCAGCGGTCAGCAAACGATCATCGCCCCCGTCCGGGACCTCGCCGCCGCCAAGGCCGTCTATACCAAGCTGCTCGGCGTGGAGCCGTCCTCCGACGAGGCGTACTACGTGGGCTACGACGTGGCGGGACAGCACTTCGGCCTGAACCCGAATGGGCACCAGCAGGGCATGACAGGACCCGTGGGCTACTGGACCGTCGACGACATCCAGGGGATGGTCAAGTCTCTGGTCGAGTCCGGTGCCGAGGTGATCCAGGACGTGACGGAGGTCGGTCCGGGCCGCCGGATCGCGTCGCTGAAGGACGCGGACGGAAACGTCTTCGGGGTGCTGCAGGACAGCTGA
- a CDS encoding protein-tyrosine phosphatase family protein, translating into MTAVTWEAGAPGVLRLPSGRLVRGRGLRDPLPAGPPPTYGIYLLGAEPPPTDWESTWLRWPDFRLPADRARARAVLAEAWRRCADERMEVACAGGRGRTGTALACLAVLDGVPAGGAVTYVREHYARGAVETPWQKRYVRRFAAS; encoded by the coding sequence GTGACGGCGGTGACGTGGGAGGCCGGGGCGCCGGGCGTGCTGCGGCTGCCTTCGGGGCGGCTCGTGCGCGGCAGGGGCCTGCGCGATCCGCTGCCCGCCGGTCCCCCTCCGACGTACGGCATCTACCTCCTGGGCGCCGAACCCCCGCCCACGGACTGGGAGTCGACGTGGCTGCGCTGGCCCGACTTCCGGCTGCCCGCCGACCGTGCACGCGCGCGTGCCGTGCTCGCCGAGGCGTGGCGGCGCTGCGCGGACGAGCGGATGGAAGTGGCGTGTGCGGGCGGGCGCGGCCGTACGGGGACGGCGCTCGCGTGTCTAGCGGTGCTGGACGGAGTACCGGCCGGCGGGGCCGTCACCTACGTACGCGAGCACTACGCGCGTGGGGCGGTCGAGACGCCGTGGCAGAAGCGGTACGTACGGCGGTTCGCAGCTTCCTGA
- a CDS encoding putative protein N(5)-glutamine methyltransferase: MTLSPSPGSPLPLDSTSVVESLRAAGCVFAEDEARILLSTARDAAELAAMVERRASGLPLEHVVGWAEFCGLRVTVDPNVFVPRRRTEFLARQALDHTPPGAVVVDLCCGTGAVAAVLAAHRPARLHAADLDPAAVLCARRNLAPLGGEVHEGDLYAPLPADLKGHVDTLVANGPYVPTGDVPLLPPEARDHERRIALDGGHDGLDVLRRVAGEAPEWLAPGGHLFVETSERQAAAAQAAVHSAGLHARVVSDEDLYATIVVGTRIS, translated from the coding sequence ATGACGCTTTCCCCGTCGCCCGGCTCCCCCCTTCCGCTCGATTCCACGTCAGTGGTCGAGTCCCTGCGCGCCGCCGGCTGTGTCTTCGCCGAGGACGAGGCGCGCATCCTGCTGTCCACCGCCCGCGACGCCGCCGAACTGGCCGCCATGGTCGAGCGCCGCGCGAGCGGGCTGCCCCTGGAACACGTCGTCGGCTGGGCCGAGTTCTGCGGGCTGCGGGTCACCGTCGACCCCAACGTCTTCGTGCCGCGCCGCCGCACCGAGTTCCTGGCCAGACAGGCCCTCGACCACACGCCGCCCGGCGCCGTCGTCGTCGACCTGTGCTGCGGCACCGGCGCCGTGGCCGCCGTCCTGGCCGCCCACCGCCCGGCCCGGCTGCACGCGGCCGACCTGGACCCCGCGGCCGTGCTCTGCGCCCGCCGCAACCTCGCCCCGCTCGGCGGCGAGGTCCACGAAGGCGACCTGTACGCGCCGCTGCCCGCCGACCTCAAGGGCCACGTCGACACCCTGGTGGCGAACGGGCCCTACGTCCCCACGGGCGACGTCCCCCTGCTGCCGCCCGAGGCCCGCGACCACGAGCGGCGCATCGCCCTCGACGGCGGGCACGACGGCCTCGACGTACTGCGCAGGGTCGCCGGTGAGGCCCCGGAGTGGCTCGCGCCCGGCGGACACCTCTTCGTCGAGACGAGCGAGCGCCAGGCCGCCGCGGCACAGGCGGCCGTGCACTCGGCGGGCCTGCACGCGCGCGTGGTGTCGGACGAGGACCTGTACGCCACGATCGTCGTCGGCACACGCATCTCCTGA
- a CDS encoding DUF4230 domain-containing protein, giving the protein MTPRTALPRWARVARIPLWTKAALALFVVLAVVFTGLGLVHRLDDMFGSETHDRSGPALLKSVRDMSRYEAAAGNYQVVVDLEKDSKYLPDAIQGTRTLYIGAGTVNSYVDLGKLGPGDVRVNDKRTSATLRLPHARLAAPTLDTDRSYAVAKQRGLLDRLGDVFSDNPGDEQAVRKLAARHIGEAARDSKLTGRAERNTTEMLSGLLRSLGFHDVKVTYGT; this is encoded by the coding sequence ATGACGCCGAGGACCGCACTGCCCCGTTGGGCGAGGGTCGCGCGAATCCCCCTGTGGACGAAGGCGGCGCTCGCGCTGTTCGTCGTGCTCGCGGTCGTGTTCACCGGACTTGGCCTGGTGCACCGCCTTGACGACATGTTCGGCTCCGAGACGCACGACCGCTCGGGGCCCGCGCTGCTCAAGTCCGTGCGGGACATGAGCCGTTACGAGGCCGCGGCCGGGAACTACCAGGTGGTGGTGGACCTGGAGAAGGACTCCAAGTATCTGCCGGACGCCATCCAGGGCACGCGCACGCTGTACATCGGCGCGGGCACCGTCAACTCGTATGTGGACCTGGGCAAGCTCGGACCGGGCGATGTGCGGGTGAACGACAAGCGCACGTCCGCGACGCTGCGCCTGCCGCACGCCCGGCTCGCCGCTCCCACTCTCGACACGGACCGCTCGTACGCCGTGGCGAAGCAGCGCGGCCTGCTCGACCGGCTCGGCGACGTCTTCTCCGACAACCCGGGCGACGAGCAGGCGGTACGCAAACTCGCCGCCCGGCACATCGGCGAGGCCGCGCGGGACAGCAAGCTCACGGGCCGCGCCGAGCGGAACACGACCGAGATGCTCAGCGGCCTGTTGCGGTCCCTGGGGTTCCACGACGTGAAGGTCACCTATGGGACGTGA
- a CDS encoding alpha/beta hydrolase, with amino-acid sequence MHFTSEQRLDGGVVERAFTLGDIPGILWTPASASASAPVPLILLGHPPLGLRKMYPRLAGRARRSAAEGFAAATIELPGSGDRPRLAAVDEARGDLRRALGAGEPVGDEIIDAVILPLVEQSVPEWRSALDALLALPEIGGPVGYSGGVISIGVRLAVVEPRTVAAGLFAGSFVPRTMFEEARRVTIPLHVLLQWDDEGNDRQAALDLFDAFGSKEKTLLANMGGHTGVPQSAGEHAAGFFARHLR; translated from the coding sequence ATGCATTTCACCTCTGAACAACGCCTCGACGGCGGTGTCGTCGAGCGCGCGTTCACCCTCGGCGACATCCCCGGCATCCTGTGGACGCCCGCATCCGCTTCGGCATCCGCACCTGTCCCGCTCATCCTGCTCGGCCACCCGCCGCTCGGGCTGCGGAAGATGTACCCGCGCCTTGCCGGCCGGGCCCGGCGCTCCGCGGCGGAGGGCTTCGCCGCGGCCACCATCGAGCTCCCCGGGAGCGGTGACCGGCCCCGCCTGGCCGCCGTCGATGAGGCACGCGGCGACCTCCGCCGGGCCTTGGGGGCCGGCGAGCCGGTCGGCGACGAGATCATCGACGCCGTGATCCTCCCGCTCGTCGAGCAGTCGGTCCCGGAATGGCGGTCCGCCCTCGACGCCCTGCTGGCCCTGCCCGAGATCGGCGGTCCGGTCGGGTACTCGGGAGGCGTGATCTCCATCGGCGTCCGGCTGGCGGTGGTCGAGCCGCGCACCGTGGCCGCAGGCCTCTTCGCCGGCAGCTTCGTGCCCCGCACCATGTTCGAGGAGGCCCGCCGGGTCACCATTCCGCTGCATGTCCTGCTGCAGTGGGACGACGAGGGGAACGACCGGCAGGCCGCCCTGGACCTGTTCGACGCCTTCGGCTCCAAGGAGAAGACGCTGCTCGCCAACATGGGCGGACACACGGGCGTCCCGCAGTCCGCAGGGGAGCACGCGGCCGGGTTCTTCGCCCGGCACCTGCGCTAG
- the asnB gene encoding asparagine synthase (glutamine-hydrolyzing), whose product MCGITGWVSFDRDLRASAETLNAMTQTMECRGPDDRGTWIEGPAALGHRRLAIIDLPGGRQPMTVETPDGNVALVYSGETYNYTELRAELAALGHEFRTDSDTEVVLHGYLEWGEELPKRLNGMYAFAIWDGRSDKLVMIRDRMGIKPFYFYETPDGVLFGSEPKAILANPLAARRVTLDGLRELFTFVKTPGHAVWDGMNEVVPGTVVTVDREGLRHRAYWTLETKPHTDDQETTIARVRELLDDIVRRQLVSDVPRCTLLSGGLDSSAMTAIAAEQLAGQETVRSFAVDFLGQAENFVADELRGTPDTPFVHDVAQASGTDHEDIVLDSNALADPEVRARVIRARDIPAGLGDMDASLYLLFKAIREHSTVALSGESADEVFGGYLQFFDEEARNAEAFPWLVSMGKHLGDDSDVIRPELTKRLDLEGYTADSYAEAVRDIERLEGESDFEYRMRRICYLHLTRFVRVLLDRKDRASMAVGLEVRVPFCDHRLVEYVYNTPWALKSFDGREKSLLREATADVLPTSVYDRVKSPYPSTQDPKYALALQEHAKDLLAKPSHRVFEIVDRDRLSVAAHRETPQITQASRRGLERTLDLALWLDMYDPELVLD is encoded by the coding sequence ATGTGTGGCATCACCGGCTGGGTTTCCTTCGACCGTGACCTGCGGGCCTCGGCCGAGACATTGAATGCGATGACCCAGACCATGGAGTGCCGCGGTCCTGACGATCGCGGCACCTGGATCGAGGGCCCCGCGGCCCTTGGTCACCGCAGGCTCGCCATCATCGACCTGCCGGGCGGCCGGCAGCCCATGACCGTCGAGACACCGGACGGAAACGTCGCCCTGGTCTACTCGGGCGAGACGTACAACTACACCGAACTCCGCGCCGAACTGGCGGCCCTCGGCCACGAGTTCCGCACGGACTCGGACACCGAGGTGGTGCTGCACGGCTACCTCGAGTGGGGCGAGGAACTGCCCAAGCGCCTCAACGGCATGTACGCGTTCGCCATCTGGGACGGCCGCAGCGACAAGCTCGTCATGATCCGCGACCGGATGGGCATCAAGCCCTTCTACTTCTACGAGACCCCGGACGGCGTGCTGTTCGGCTCAGAGCCCAAGGCGATCCTCGCCAACCCGCTCGCCGCGCGCCGTGTCACCCTCGACGGCCTCCGCGAGTTGTTCACGTTCGTGAAGACTCCGGGGCATGCCGTGTGGGACGGGATGAACGAGGTGGTACCGGGCACGGTCGTCACCGTCGACCGCGAGGGATTGCGGCACCGCGCGTACTGGACGCTGGAGACGAAGCCGCACACCGACGACCAGGAAACGACCATCGCCAGGGTGCGCGAGCTGCTCGACGACATCGTGCGCCGCCAGCTCGTCTCGGACGTGCCGCGCTGCACGCTCCTGTCGGGCGGCCTCGACTCCTCCGCGATGACGGCGATCGCCGCCGAGCAGCTGGCCGGTCAGGAGACGGTGCGCAGCTTCGCCGTCGACTTCCTCGGCCAGGCCGAGAACTTCGTGGCCGACGAGCTGCGAGGTACGCCCGACACCCCCTTCGTGCACGACGTGGCGCAGGCGTCGGGGACCGACCACGAGGACATCGTGCTCGACTCGAACGCGCTCGCCGACCCCGAGGTGCGCGCCCGCGTCATCCGGGCACGCGACATTCCGGCGGGGCTCGGCGACATGGACGCCTCGCTGTACCTGCTGTTCAAGGCGATCCGCGAGCACTCGACGGTCGCCCTGTCCGGCGAGTCGGCGGACGAGGTCTTCGGCGGCTACCTCCAGTTCTTCGACGAGGAGGCCCGCAATGCGGAGGCGTTCCCGTGGCTGGTGAGCATGGGCAAGCACCTCGGTGACGACTCGGACGTGATCAGGCCCGAGCTCACCAAGCGGCTCGACCTGGAGGGGTACACCGCCGACAGCTACGCCGAAGCGGTCCGCGACATCGAGCGCCTGGAGGGCGAGAGCGACTTCGAGTACCGGATGCGCCGCATCTGCTACCTGCACCTGACCCGCTTCGTGCGGGTCCTGCTCGACCGCAAGGACCGGGCGAGCATGGCGGTGGGCCTGGAGGTACGGGTCCCGTTCTGCGACCACCGGCTCGTCGAGTACGTCTACAACACGCCGTGGGCGCTGAAGTCCTTCGACGGCCGGGAGAAGTCGCTGCTGCGCGAGGCGACGGCGGACGTGCTGCCGACCTCGGTGTACGACCGGGTCAAGAGCCCCTACCCGTCGACGCAGGATCCGAAGTACGCGCTCGCGCTGCAGGAGCACGCCAAGGACCTGCTCGCGAAGCCCTCGCACCGGGTCTTCGAGATCGTCGACAGGGACCGGCTCAGTGTCGCCGCCCACCGCGAGACCCCGCAGATCACGCAGGCCTCGCGGCGTGGCCTGGAGCGCACACTGGACCTGGCGCTCTGGCTCGACATGTACGACCCGGAACTGGTCCTGGACTGA
- a CDS encoding PhzF family phenazine biosynthesis protein: MTNTAPTPASDVLHYTAFSTSPEGGNGAGVVLDAAALGDQEMVGIAAELGYSESAFLTPGPDPQDKRSFTLRYFSPKAEVDFCGHATVAAAVALGEHYGTGDFDFHTAAGRVPVAVRRENGVLKATLTSVEPRVHEVAQEDVQEALAALGWQAGELDSALPPRIAYAGVRHLVLAAATRDRLADLDYDFDALLTLMRRLDLTTVQLVWRENATTFHVRDPFPVGGVVEDAATGAAAAAFGAYARELGLVPDDAHLTLHQGHDMGRPSLLEIDLNAGDQRVRVTGAAVRVQC; encoded by the coding sequence ATGACGAACACCGCGCCGACCCCGGCCTCCGACGTGCTGCACTACACCGCGTTCTCGACGAGCCCGGAGGGCGGCAACGGCGCCGGTGTCGTACTCGACGCCGCCGCGCTCGGCGACCAGGAGATGGTCGGGATCGCCGCCGAACTCGGCTACTCCGAGTCCGCGTTCCTCACCCCGGGACCCGACCCGCAGGACAAGCGGTCCTTCACGCTTCGGTACTTCAGCCCCAAGGCGGAGGTCGACTTCTGCGGCCACGCCACCGTCGCCGCCGCCGTCGCACTCGGCGAGCACTACGGCACGGGGGACTTCGACTTCCACACCGCTGCGGGACGCGTACCGGTCGCCGTCCGCCGCGAGAACGGCGTCCTCAAGGCCACGCTCACCAGCGTGGAACCCCGCGTGCACGAAGTGGCCCAGGAGGACGTGCAGGAGGCGCTCGCCGCCCTGGGCTGGCAGGCCGGCGAACTGGACTCCGCTCTGCCCCCGAGGATCGCCTACGCGGGCGTGCGCCACCTGGTCCTCGCGGCCGCCACCCGCGACCGGCTGGCCGATCTGGACTACGACTTCGACGCCCTGTTGACCCTCATGCGCCGGCTCGACCTGACGACCGTGCAACTGGTGTGGCGCGAGAACGCGACCACCTTCCACGTACGCGACCCGTTCCCGGTCGGCGGAGTCGTGGAGGACGCCGCCACGGGAGCGGCGGCCGCCGCCTTCGGCGCGTACGCCCGCGAACTGGGCCTCGTGCCCGACGACGCGCACCTGACGCTGCACCAGGGCCACGACATGGGCCGCCCGTCGCTGCTGGAGATCGACCTGAATGCGGGGGACCAGCGGGTACGGGTGACCGGCGCGGCTGTCCGGGTCCAGTGCTAG
- a CDS encoding TetR/AcrR family transcriptional regulator: MRTTTNPAPPAVDPDRSDLTPAARKVLETASRLFYERGIHAVGVDLIAAESGVTKKTLYDRFGSKEQIVVDYLATRDARWRTYLAGHHEDAELSPTDRVLAVFDASQEWMRANSGKGCSMVNAHAEISDPAHPAYAVITGQKRWMLELFTRLAGDVAPDSARELGRSLMLLHEGALVSDGLDVFPDAFGRARRMAAFLLSAAKDAR; the protein is encoded by the coding sequence ATGCGTACGACGACGAACCCCGCCCCGCCGGCCGTCGACCCGGACCGGTCCGACCTCACACCGGCCGCTCGCAAGGTCCTGGAGACCGCCTCGCGGCTGTTCTACGAGCGCGGCATCCACGCGGTCGGCGTGGATCTGATCGCGGCGGAGTCGGGCGTCACGAAGAAGACGCTCTACGACCGCTTCGGCTCCAAGGAGCAGATCGTCGTCGACTACCTGGCGACCCGCGACGCCCGCTGGCGCACCTACCTCGCCGGTCACCACGAGGACGCCGAACTCTCCCCCACCGACCGGGTGCTGGCTGTCTTCGACGCCTCCCAGGAGTGGATGCGCGCCAACAGCGGCAAGGGCTGCAGCATGGTCAACGCGCACGCGGAGATCAGCGACCCCGCGCACCCCGCGTACGCGGTGATCACCGGTCAGAAGCGGTGGATGCTGGAGCTGTTCACCCGGCTCGCGGGCGACGTGGCGCCGGACTCCGCAAGGGAGTTGGGGCGTTCACTGATGCTGTTGCACGAGGGTGCGCTGGTCTCGGACGGACTGGATGTGTTCCCGGACGCCTTCGGCCGGGCGCGCAGGATGGCGGCGTTCCTGCTGTCGGCGGCGAAGGACGCGCGGTGA
- a CDS encoding dihydrofolate reductase family protein: MSRPHVLLSAAVSLDGCLDDTGPERLLLSGAEDFERVDAVRAASDAILVGAGTLRADRPRLLVNSPQRRAKRVDDGRPAYPLKVAVTASGDLDPGDPFWTTGGERLVYTTESGVTRARTRVGGAADVVALGRHLDWAALLDDLAARGVRRLLVEGGAHVHTQLLQLGLADELRLAVAPLVVGEPGAPRLFGPGSYPGGPRSRMRVLATERVGDVIVTRYAPTVPGPGAAATAADRHWLRLACELAAECPPSRTAFSVGAVVVADDGTELARGYSREGEDPVVHAEESALGKLAADDPRLATATVYSSLEPCAHRASRPKPCARLIVDAGVRRVVTAWREPDTFVPGADGIGVLASAGVTVVEVPELADAAVLPNRHLVAAAP, from the coding sequence ATGTCCCGCCCCCACGTATTGCTGTCCGCCGCGGTGTCGCTCGACGGATGCCTCGACGACACCGGTCCCGAGCGACTCCTGCTCTCCGGCGCGGAGGACTTCGAGCGGGTGGACGCGGTGCGGGCGGCGAGCGATGCGATCCTCGTCGGGGCGGGGACGCTGCGCGCGGACCGGCCCCGGCTGCTGGTCAATTCGCCGCAGCGGCGCGCGAAACGGGTCGACGACGGGCGACCCGCCTACCCGTTGAAGGTGGCGGTCACCGCCTCGGGGGACCTGGATCCGGGCGACCCCTTCTGGACGACGGGCGGGGAACGGCTCGTCTACACGACCGAGTCGGGCGTCACGCGCGCCCGCACGCGCGTGGGCGGGGCGGCGGACGTGGTGGCGCTCGGCCGGCACCTCGACTGGGCGGCGCTCCTCGACGACCTCGCCGCGCGCGGCGTGCGGCGGTTGCTCGTCGAGGGCGGCGCGCACGTGCACACGCAGCTGTTGCAGCTGGGGCTCGCGGACGAACTGCGGCTCGCCGTCGCCCCGTTGGTGGTCGGCGAGCCGGGCGCGCCGCGCCTGTTCGGGCCCGGTTCCTACCCCGGCGGGCCGCGCAGCCGGATGCGGGTGCTTGCCACGGAGCGGGTCGGGGACGTGATCGTCACCCGGTACGCGCCGACCGTTCCGGGCCCCGGGGCGGCGGCCACCGCGGCGGACCGGCACTGGCTGCGGCTGGCCTGCGAACTGGCCGCCGAGTGCCCGCCGTCGCGGACCGCGTTCAGCGTCGGCGCCGTGGTCGTCGCCGACGACGGAACGGAGCTGGCGCGCGGTTACTCGCGCGAGGGCGAGGACCCCGTGGTGCACGCCGAGGAGTCCGCGCTCGGCAAGCTCGCCGCCGACGACCCGCGCCTCGCCACGGCCACCGTCTACAGCAGCCTGGAGCCGTGCGCCCACCGCGCCTCGCGGCCGAAGCCGTGCGCCCGGCTCATCGTCGACGCGGGGGTGCGCCGCGTGGTGACGGCGTGGCGGGAGCCGGACACGTTCGTGCCCGGCGCCGACGGGATCGGGGTGCTCGCCTCAGCGGGCGTCACCGTGGTGGAGGTCCCGGAGCTGGCCGACGCGGCAGTGCTCCCCAACCGCCACCTTGTCGCGGCCGCTCCGTAG
- a CDS encoding VOC family protein: MAVQLNHTIVHSRDKRESAEFLAHILGLEVGDEWGPFIPLDLSNGVTLDFATIPAESIVTQHYAFLVTEEEFDGIFGRIKDAGLTYYADPHRKQPGEINHNDGGRGVYFMDPAQHGMEVITRPYGGGDQ, encoded by the coding sequence ATGGCAGTTCAGCTCAATCACACCATCGTCCACTCCCGGGACAAGCGGGAGTCCGCCGAGTTCCTCGCGCACATCCTGGGGCTCGAAGTGGGCGATGAATGGGGCCCGTTCATCCCGCTCGACCTGAGCAACGGCGTGACCCTGGACTTCGCGACGATCCCCGCCGAGTCCATCGTCACGCAGCACTACGCCTTCCTCGTCACCGAGGAGGAGTTCGACGGGATCTTCGGGCGCATCAAGGACGCGGGGCTCACGTACTACGCCGATCCGCACCGCAAGCAGCCGGGCGAGATCAACCACAACGACGGAGGTCGTGGCGTGTACTTCATGGACCCCGCGCAGCACGGCATGGAAGTGATCACGCGCCCCTACGGGGGCGGTGACCAGTAG
- a CDS encoding SRPBCC family protein, giving the protein MTTTTGSYLTLDDGRPGVRFTRTYEKPIDRVWRYVTDPVDLAHWFPSKFEAGELSPGATIRFFGDPNMPESEGTVVAAEPPRHFSFMWGGDELQYDLEERGDGGTHLTLTNVLVTADTAARNAAGWEICLLALDAADRGEPLSEGHTGATPPWKELYDAYTAAGFPSGAPVPGLDEES; this is encoded by the coding sequence ATGACGACCACGACCGGTAGCTACCTCACTCTGGACGACGGCCGTCCCGGCGTCCGGTTCACCCGCACGTACGAGAAGCCGATCGACCGCGTCTGGCGCTATGTCACCGACCCGGTCGACCTCGCGCACTGGTTCCCGTCCAAGTTCGAGGCCGGGGAGCTGAGCCCCGGCGCGACGATCCGCTTCTTCGGCGACCCGAACATGCCGGAGTCCGAGGGCACGGTCGTCGCCGCCGAGCCCCCACGCCACTTCTCCTTCATGTGGGGAGGCGACGAGCTGCAGTACGACCTGGAGGAGCGCGGCGACGGCGGCACACACCTGACGCTCACCAACGTGCTGGTGACCGCGGACACCGCGGCGCGCAACGCGGCGGGCTGGGAGATCTGCCTGCTCGCCCTCGACGCGGCCGACCGCGGCGAGCCCCTGTCCGAGGGGCACACGGGAGCGACGCCGCCGTGGAAGGAGCTGTACGACGCCTACACCGCGGCCGGCTTCCCCTCCGGCGCGCCCGTGCCCGGCCTGGACGAGGAGTCCTGA
- a CDS encoding glutathione S-transferase family protein, with protein sequence MPGNASYGKKAFKRSRSHFTDRITADGQGGWPVEAGRYRLVVSKACPWASRALVVRRLLGLEDALSLAVTDPIQDDRSWRFTLDPDDRDPVLGIRFLSEAYDARETGYPGGVSVPAIVDVPSGKLVTNDYQQLTLDLETEWTALHRDGAPDLYPEPLRDEIDEVMEGIYRDVNNGVYRAGFAGEQDAYEKAYGDVFARLDTVSRRLAGQRYLVGDTITEADVRLFTTLVRFDAVYHGHFKCNRNKLAEDPVLWAYARDLFQTPGFGDTVDFDHIKRHYYQVHTGINPTRIVPLGPDPSGWLAPHGREKLGGRPFGDGTPPAPR encoded by the coding sequence GTGCCCGGCAACGCCTCGTACGGCAAGAAGGCCTTCAAACGGTCCCGCAGTCATTTCACCGACCGGATCACCGCCGACGGCCAAGGCGGCTGGCCGGTGGAAGCGGGCCGCTATCGGCTCGTCGTGAGCAAGGCCTGTCCCTGGGCGAGCCGCGCCCTGGTGGTGCGCCGACTCCTCGGCCTGGAGGACGCGCTGTCGCTCGCGGTCACCGATCCGATCCAGGACGACCGCAGTTGGCGCTTCACGCTCGACCCGGACGACCGCGACCCGGTGCTCGGCATCCGCTTCCTCAGCGAGGCCTACGACGCACGGGAGACCGGGTATCCGGGCGGCGTCAGCGTGCCCGCGATCGTCGACGTACCGTCCGGAAAGCTCGTCACCAACGACTACCAGCAGCTGACGCTCGACCTGGAGACCGAGTGGACGGCGCTGCACCGGGACGGCGCGCCCGACCTGTATCCGGAGCCGCTGCGCGACGAGATCGACGAGGTGATGGAGGGCATCTACCGGGACGTCAACAACGGCGTGTACCGGGCCGGATTCGCCGGCGAGCAGGACGCGTACGAGAAGGCGTACGGGGACGTGTTCGCGCGGCTCGACACGGTGTCGCGGCGGCTCGCCGGGCAGCGGTATCTCGTCGGCGACACCATCACGGAGGCGGATGTCCGGCTGTTCACGACGCTGGTCCGCTTCGACGCCGTCTACCACGGCCACTTCAAGTGCAACCGCAACAAACTGGCCGAGGACCCGGTCCTGTGGGCGTACGCGCGGGACCTGTTCCAGACGCCCGGCTTCGGGGACACCGTCGACTTCGACCACATCAAGCGGCACTACTACCAGGTGCACACCGGCATCAACCCCACGCGGATCGTGCCGCTCGGCCCCGACCCGTCCGGCTGGCTCGCCCCGCACGGCCGCGAGAAGCTGGGCGGGCGCCCCTTCGGGGACGGCACGCCGCCGGCGCCTCGATAG
- a CDS encoding DMT family transporter, which produces MNVLLSIGFVLTWSSGFIGAKLGAGDASAVTTLMWRFLPLALVLGAVAAAAGRKRWCGLGRRTIGRQVVIGALSQSGYLLTVYYAIQLGVSSGTTALIDGTQPLVAGALAGPLLRQYVTGRQWLGLCLGLVGVVVVTTADAGAVAGVPWWAYGVPFLGMLSLVAATFVESRSRTRVEPMVALTVHCATSAVVFSGLAVALGKAAPPAAPSFWLSIAWLVGLSTFGGYGLYWIVLRRGGLTQVNTLMFLMAPVTAVWGALMFGEPFGIRTALGLVLGLAAVVVVRLGTRAYPLRSGRDKVAVGEHCRVGQLRDLHHGDAR; this is translated from the coding sequence ATGAACGTTCTTTTGTCCATCGGATTCGTCCTGACCTGGAGCTCCGGCTTCATCGGAGCCAAGCTCGGCGCCGGCGACGCGAGCGCCGTGACCACGCTGATGTGGCGGTTCCTGCCGCTGGCGCTGGTCCTGGGCGCCGTCGCGGCGGCGGCCGGCAGGAAGCGATGGTGCGGGCTCGGCAGGCGCACCATCGGACGGCAGGTCGTCATCGGCGCCCTGTCGCAGAGCGGCTACCTGCTGACCGTCTACTACGCCATCCAGCTCGGCGTCTCCAGCGGCACGACCGCCCTCATCGACGGCACGCAGCCCCTGGTCGCGGGCGCCCTCGCAGGACCGCTGCTGCGGCAGTACGTCACCGGACGGCAGTGGCTCGGCCTGTGCCTGGGTCTTGTCGGGGTCGTCGTCGTCACCACGGCCGACGCGGGCGCCGTCGCGGGCGTCCCGTGGTGGGCGTACGGCGTCCCGTTCCTCGGGATGCTGTCGCTGGTCGCGGCCACCTTCGTGGAGAGCCGCTCGCGTACCCGGGTCGAGCCGATGGTCGCGCTGACCGTGCACTGCGCCACCAGCGCCGTCGTCTTCAGCGGCCTCGCCGTCGCGCTCGGCAAGGCCGCGCCGCCCGCCGCGCCGTCCTTCTGGCTGTCGATCGCCTGGCTCGTCGGCCTGTCGACGTTCGGCGGCTACGGGCTCTACTGGATCGTGCTGCGGCGGGGTGGCCTCACCCAGGTCAACACGTTGATGTTCCTGATGGCGCCCGTCACCGCCGTGTGGGGAGCGCTGATGTTCGGCGAGCCCTTCGGGATACGCACCGCGCTGGGGCTCGTCCTCGGCCTCGCGGCCGTCGTGGTCGTGCGGCTCGGCACGCGCGCGTACCCGCTACGGAGCGGCCGCGACAAGGTGGCGGTTGGGGAGCACTGCCGCGTCGGCCAGCTCCGGGACCTCCACCACGGTGACGCCCGCTGA